The following are encoded in a window of Brevibacillus ruminantium genomic DNA:
- the icd gene encoding NADP-dependent isocitrate dehydrogenase, with protein MFKNLSQPTAGEKITVDNGKLVVPNNPIIPFIEGDGTGPDIWNASVRVLDAAVEKAYKGEKKIAWFEVFAGEKSFNQYGEWLPEDTLTAVREYLIAIKGPLTTPVGGGIRSINVALRQELDLYACVRPVQYFDGVPSPVKHPELTDMVIFRENTEDIYAGVEWAEGTAEVKKVIDFLQNEMGVKKIRFPETSGIGIKPVSKDGTERLVRAAINYAIDNNRKSVTLVHKGNIMKFTEGAFKNWGYAVAEAEFGDKVFTWAQYDRIKAEGGDADKAQKEAEAAGKIIVKDVIADAFLQQILTRPAEYDVVATLNLNGDYVSDALAAQVGGIGIAPGANINYLTGHAIFEATHGTAPKYAGLDKVNPSSVILSGEMMLRHLGWNEAADLIINSMEKTISAKTVTYDFARLMEGATELKCSEFADALIKNM; from the coding sequence GTGTTTAAAAACCTGTCGCAGCCAACTGCTGGTGAAAAAATCACGGTAGACAACGGCAAACTGGTAGTTCCAAACAACCCGATCATCCCATTTATCGAAGGAGACGGTACGGGTCCTGATATCTGGAATGCATCTGTACGCGTACTGGATGCTGCTGTAGAAAAAGCATACAAAGGCGAAAAGAAAATTGCTTGGTTTGAAGTATTTGCGGGTGAAAAGTCCTTCAACCAATACGGTGAGTGGCTGCCAGAAGATACACTCACAGCAGTTCGCGAGTACCTGATCGCGATCAAAGGTCCTCTGACTACACCAGTTGGCGGCGGTATCCGCTCGATCAACGTTGCGCTTCGCCAAGAGCTCGATCTGTACGCTTGCGTGCGTCCGGTTCAATACTTTGACGGCGTGCCTTCCCCAGTCAAACATCCTGAATTGACAGATATGGTGATCTTCCGCGAAAACACCGAGGACATCTACGCGGGTGTTGAGTGGGCTGAAGGAACAGCGGAAGTGAAAAAAGTAATCGACTTCCTGCAAAACGAGATGGGCGTGAAGAAAATCCGCTTCCCGGAAACTTCCGGTATCGGTATCAAGCCTGTATCCAAAGACGGTACAGAGCGTCTGGTTCGCGCAGCCATCAACTACGCAATCGACAACAACCGCAAATCCGTTACCCTCGTGCACAAGGGCAACATCATGAAATTCACCGAAGGCGCGTTCAAAAACTGGGGCTATGCTGTAGCTGAAGCTGAATTCGGCGACAAAGTATTTACATGGGCTCAGTACGACCGCATCAAAGCAGAAGGCGGAGACGCGGACAAAGCTCAGAAAGAAGCAGAAGCAGCAGGCAAAATCATCGTAAAAGACGTGATTGCTGACGCCTTCCTGCAACAAATCCTGACTCGTCCGGCAGAATACGATGTCGTAGCGACGCTCAACTTGAACGGTGACTACGTATCGGATGCACTGGCTGCTCAAGTGGGCGGTATCGGTATCGCACCAGGTGCCAACATCAACTACCTGACCGGTCATGCTATTTTCGAAGCAACCCACGGTACAGCTCCGAAATACGCAGGTTTGGACAAAGTGAACCCATCTTCCGTGATCCTCTCTGGCGAAATGATGCTTCGTCACTTGGGCTGGAATGAAGCGGCTGATCTGATCATCAATTCTATGGAGAAAACAATCTCCGCGAAAACCGTTACGTACGATTTCGCTCGCTTGATGGAAGGTGCGACCGAGCTGAAATGCTCCGAGTTCGCTGATGCGCTGATTAAAAACATGTAA
- the pnpS gene encoding two-component system histidine kinase PnpS has translation MTRFRIKLTLTILGLISIVLLVMGMYFAKVLERYYLDTLSELLTRESKLVAQSVRFPKVLGDKSELAERVQQVAPEEEVRLTVIDRTGRVLFDNVHKPEEMENHAGRPEFAAALRGETGIDRHYSETLGYEMMYVAVPIFSDDTLVGAVRSAMSMKDITDTVHNLWYTLLTGLLVTLILASIVVSRISFNITRPIEEITRVARNITQREYESRVRIKAKDEIGQLASAINFMASSLEQQMYEISENQQRLTGVLTNMSSGVIFISEHRRIMLVNPAVERLLGKSANDLIGKLHIEAGKNFGLSKYIDRCLDRGEKFRQEIHIYYPQEKILDVNFAPYINFKGEAKGVVVVLHDFTEVRRLEKMRSDFVANVSHELRTPITSIKGFTETLLDGAMQDEETCRNFLQIIYDESERLYRMIRDILDLSKIEQRRIALHVAEVDLQDLMSSTVALLQDQAQRKQISIQLPKPEPRITLTTDKDCLQQIILNLVTNAVVYTPEGGAISLELHQEKEQVEIRVKDTGIGIPETDLPRIFERFYRVDRARSRDSGGTGLGLAIVKHLVENLHGQITVKSTEGKGTTFTVTLPINW, from the coding sequence TTGACACGCTTTCGAATCAAACTAACTTTAACCATACTTGGCCTGATCTCTATCGTCCTGCTTGTCATGGGCATGTACTTTGCCAAGGTCCTGGAGCGCTACTACCTGGATACGTTAAGTGAACTATTGACGCGTGAATCCAAGCTGGTCGCCCAGTCCGTCCGCTTTCCCAAGGTCCTGGGGGACAAGAGCGAATTGGCAGAAAGAGTGCAGCAGGTAGCACCCGAAGAGGAAGTCCGTCTTACCGTGATCGACCGTACGGGGCGCGTGCTTTTTGACAATGTTCACAAGCCGGAGGAGATGGAGAACCACGCGGGCCGTCCGGAATTTGCGGCCGCGCTGCGCGGTGAGACAGGCATTGACAGGCATTACAGCGAAACACTCGGCTACGAAATGATGTATGTAGCGGTCCCGATCTTCTCGGACGATACCCTGGTTGGCGCCGTCCGATCGGCCATGTCGATGAAGGACATTACCGACACGGTTCATAATTTGTGGTACACCCTGCTGACGGGCTTGCTGGTCACCCTGATTCTGGCCTCTATCGTGGTTTCCCGCATTTCTTTCAATATCACGAGGCCGATCGAAGAAATTACCCGTGTCGCCCGCAACATCACTCAGCGTGAATATGAAAGTCGCGTGCGAATCAAGGCGAAGGATGAGATCGGACAGCTTGCATCAGCCATCAATTTTATGGCCTCCAGTCTGGAGCAGCAGATGTACGAAATTTCGGAGAATCAGCAACGGCTTACCGGTGTGCTGACAAACATGTCGAGCGGCGTTATCTTTATTTCCGAACATCGTCGGATTATGCTGGTAAACCCTGCTGTGGAGAGGCTCTTGGGCAAATCAGCCAATGACCTGATCGGCAAACTCCACATCGAAGCCGGAAAAAACTTCGGCCTCAGCAAGTATATTGACCGCTGCCTGGACCGCGGTGAAAAGTTTCGGCAAGAAATTCATATTTACTATCCACAGGAGAAAATCCTCGACGTCAATTTTGCACCGTATATCAACTTCAAGGGAGAGGCGAAGGGTGTCGTTGTGGTGCTGCATGACTTTACCGAGGTCCGTCGTCTGGAGAAGATGCGCAGTGATTTTGTCGCCAACGTCTCGCATGAGCTGCGCACCCCCATCACATCGATTAAAGGTTTTACGGAAACGCTTCTGGATGGGGCGATGCAAGACGAAGAGACCTGCCGTAATTTCCTGCAGATCATCTACGATGAAAGCGAACGGTTGTACCGGATGATCCGCGATATCTTGGACCTCTCCAAAATCGAGCAAAGACGGATTGCCCTCCATGTCGCCGAGGTCGATTTACAGGATTTGATGAGCTCAACCGTAGCGCTGCTGCAGGATCAGGCGCAGCGCAAGCAAATCTCCATCCAACTGCCGAAGCCAGAACCCAGAATTACGCTGACCACAGACAAGGACTGCCTGCAACAGATCATCCTGAACCTCGTCACCAATGCCGTCGTGTATACACCCGAGGGCGGTGCTATCTCCCTGGAGCTTCACCAGGAAAAGGAGCAGGTGGAGATCCGGGTCAAGGATACGGGCATCGGCATACCCGAGACCGATTTGCCCCGCATTTTTGAGCGGTTCTATCGCGTAGACAGGGCGCGGAGCAGAGATTCTGGAGGGACAGGGCTGGGACTGGCCATCGTCAAGCATCTGGTAGAAAATCTGCACGGACAGATTACGGTGAAAAGCACGGAGGGAAAAGGCACCACGTTTACGGTAACGCTTCCGATCAATTGGTAA
- a CDS encoding (Fe-S)-binding protein, whose amino-acid sequence MSHSHNHKLPYDETFQCVQCGYCLPACPTYQTMEKETHSPRGRINLVKMAAEGHLTLDELKEPIDLCLGCRACETACPSGVEYGKILEGARDVLASYQERKTSKPMRFAQKVMFQNVFPDSKKLRLAADAIWMYQRTGLQRVAHKGKLTHILPENLWAFEEVLPKVSSPSERRKRPALFHPPTGMAPRFKVAFFKGCIMDAIFEKINRLSMELLALAGCEVIVIPSQTCCGALHAHAGRRDDTMTLAKQNIEAFEKLDVDFIVNNAGGCGAQLVEYHHLFHGDEEWEDRAKALVAKTRDITQVLGQCELPLNKPIPAVVTYQRSCHMTNVQKVTKEPVDLIRQIPGVTFREMANPNMCCGSAGIYNVIHYEESMEVLDVKMGAVKDTQASVIVTTNPGCLLQMKLGVQREGKANEMRAVHLVELLAEACGLADS is encoded by the coding sequence ATGAGTCATTCACACAATCACAAGCTCCCCTACGACGAGACTTTCCAATGTGTCCAGTGCGGCTACTGTCTACCGGCTTGTCCGACCTACCAGACGATGGAGAAAGAAACTCATTCGCCTCGCGGGCGGATCAATCTGGTGAAAATGGCGGCAGAAGGACATCTGACACTGGATGAGCTGAAAGAGCCGATCGATCTGTGCCTGGGCTGTCGCGCTTGTGAAACGGCCTGTCCTTCGGGTGTCGAGTACGGCAAGATTTTGGAGGGTGCCAGAGACGTGCTGGCATCCTATCAGGAGCGCAAGACATCCAAACCGATGCGTTTTGCGCAAAAGGTGATGTTTCAGAACGTTTTCCCGGACTCCAAAAAGCTGCGTTTGGCGGCTGACGCAATCTGGATGTATCAGAGGACCGGTTTGCAACGTGTCGCACACAAGGGCAAGCTTACACATATCTTGCCGGAAAACCTCTGGGCTTTTGAGGAAGTGTTGCCAAAGGTCAGCTCTCCGTCGGAGCGTCGGAAGCGACCTGCCTTGTTTCATCCTCCAACGGGAATGGCGCCGCGATTCAAGGTCGCCTTTTTCAAAGGGTGCATCATGGACGCCATTTTTGAAAAGATCAACCGCCTGTCGATGGAATTGCTGGCTTTAGCGGGCTGTGAGGTCATCGTCATTCCTTCGCAAACCTGCTGCGGGGCCTTGCATGCTCATGCTGGCCGTCGCGATGATACAATGACGCTGGCGAAGCAAAATATCGAGGCCTTTGAAAAATTGGATGTCGATTTTATCGTAAACAATGCTGGAGGATGCGGCGCCCAACTGGTAGAGTACCACCATCTATTCCATGGAGACGAAGAGTGGGAGGATCGGGCAAAAGCGCTCGTGGCCAAGACGCGGGACATTACCCAGGTGCTGGGACAGTGTGAGTTGCCGCTGAACAAACCGATTCCAGCAGTTGTGACGTATCAGCGTTCCTGCCATATGACCAACGTGCAGAAGGTGACCAAGGAGCCGGTAGATCTGATCCGTCAAATTCCGGGAGTGACCTTCCGCGAGATGGCCAACCCCAATATGTGCTGCGGTTCTGCTGGGATATACAATGTGATTCATTATGAAGAATCCATGGAAGTGCTGGATGTGAAAATGGGGGCCGTCAAGGATACGCAGGCTTCCGTCATCGTCACGACGAACCCTGGTTGTCTGCTGCAGATGAAGCTGGGTGTTCAACGGGAAGGAAAAGCAAATGAGATGCGTGCCGTTCATCTGGTTGAGTTGCTGGCAGAGGCGTGCGGGCTTGCAGATTCTTGA
- a CDS encoding FAD-binding oxidoreductase, with translation MAYSKVDQGILASLRQIIPDPKRLLTDKQDLAGYSYDASFGTYWPEVVIQPKNTEEVAAVIKLANAQKIPVYPRGQSTSLSGGPLPVEGGIVLDLSKMNHKLEVHADDLIAIVSPGVLTAAIHEAAEKVGLMYPPDPSSSAVSTIGGNLAENSGGPLGLKYGVTKDYVLGLEVVTPEGEVIRTGGRTVKNVTGYDLTKLLVGSEGTLGVITEATLQLIPKPPAAATLLAIFDDIVKSGEAISKVLTSGILPAKMEIMDQACIIAVESYEPLGLPVDAEAIILIEVDGHPRAVEEEIREAAEICERIGARQVQIASTAAERANLWKARKMVSPAITRVKPTKISEDATVPRSQIPAMFSRLKQIREKYQVNLVVFGHAGDGNLHPNIVADKRDKEEMQRVEKAVEEIFQAAIELGGTLSGEHGIGNMKAPFMEMELGTAGLDMMKRIKDSWDPNNIMNPGKIFPKPGQKLNLTEE, from the coding sequence ATGGCATACTCAAAAGTGGATCAGGGAATTCTGGCGTCTCTGCGGCAGATCATCCCGGATCCCAAGCGGCTGCTGACCGACAAACAAGATTTGGCGGGGTATTCGTATGATGCTTCCTTCGGTACGTACTGGCCAGAGGTGGTCATCCAGCCCAAAAACACGGAAGAGGTAGCGGCGGTCATCAAACTGGCAAACGCGCAGAAGATTCCGGTGTATCCACGAGGTCAATCGACGTCTCTCTCCGGCGGTCCGCTGCCGGTGGAAGGCGGAATCGTGCTGGATTTGTCCAAAATGAATCATAAGCTGGAGGTACATGCAGACGATCTGATCGCCATCGTGTCGCCAGGGGTGCTTACGGCAGCCATCCACGAAGCCGCGGAGAAGGTGGGGCTGATGTACCCGCCTGATCCCAGCAGTTCGGCAGTTTCGACAATCGGCGGCAATCTGGCGGAGAACTCCGGAGGACCACTTGGTTTGAAATACGGAGTGACCAAGGATTACGTCCTGGGTCTGGAAGTTGTCACACCAGAAGGAGAAGTTATTCGGACGGGTGGAAGAACGGTAAAAAATGTGACGGGCTATGATCTGACCAAGCTGTTGGTGGGATCAGAGGGCACGCTCGGGGTGATCACAGAAGCGACGCTACAGTTGATCCCCAAGCCTCCGGCAGCGGCAACCCTGCTGGCCATTTTTGATGACATCGTGAAATCTGGTGAAGCGATCTCCAAGGTGCTTACTTCAGGCATTTTGCCAGCCAAGATGGAAATCATGGACCAGGCTTGCATTATCGCGGTCGAGTCCTACGAGCCACTGGGCTTGCCAGTCGATGCGGAAGCGATCATTCTGATCGAGGTAGATGGACATCCGCGGGCTGTGGAGGAGGAGATTCGCGAGGCAGCAGAGATTTGCGAGCGCATCGGCGCACGCCAGGTGCAGATCGCAAGCACGGCTGCTGAGCGGGCCAATCTGTGGAAGGCGAGGAAAATGGTTTCTCCTGCGATTACGCGTGTGAAACCGACCAAGATTTCAGAAGATGCAACGGTGCCGCGGAGTCAAATTCCTGCGATGTTTTCCCGATTGAAACAAATCCGGGAGAAATACCAGGTGAACCTCGTCGTCTTTGGTCACGCAGGCGATGGAAATCTGCATCCCAATATCGTGGCTGACAAACGCGACAAAGAAGAGATGCAGCGCGTGGAGAAAGCTGTGGAGGAAATCTTTCAAGCAGCGATTGAATTGGGAGGCACACTCTCTGGTGAACATGGCATCGGCAATATGAAAGCCCCCTTTATGGAAATGGAGCTGGGGACTGCAGGTCTGGACATGATGAAGCGCATCAAGGACAGCTGGGATCCAAATAACATCATGAATCCGGGAAAAATTTTCCCGAAGCCGGGACAGAAACTGAATCTGACGGAGGAGTAA
- the phoU gene encoding phosphate signaling complex protein PhoU: MTRHVFEEQLDGLHRKLMSMGTLVEEAIHKSIKSLVERDIQLAEQVIASDHLINELEQEIEIGCFQMIALQQPVGGDLRRLGTMLKLVTDLERMGDHAVSIAKTTRRLMAEPYVKPLIDIPLMADHVKAMVRDSLNAYIGLDKQAAEEIAMRDDIVDKLFSTIFHDLIDVMTKNKQSISQGTHLLLVAQYLERIADHVTNICEWIIYMSTGKMTDLNK, translated from the coding sequence ATGACAAGACATGTATTCGAAGAGCAGCTCGACGGATTACATCGGAAACTGATGTCGATGGGAACATTGGTGGAAGAAGCCATTCATAAATCCATCAAAAGCCTGGTGGAGCGCGATATCCAGCTTGCCGAGCAAGTGATTGCCAGCGATCATCTGATCAACGAGCTGGAGCAAGAAATCGAAATAGGCTGCTTTCAGATGATTGCGCTTCAACAGCCGGTGGGAGGGGATCTGCGCCGGCTGGGCACCATGCTGAAGCTGGTGACGGACCTGGAGCGGATGGGGGATCACGCCGTTTCCATCGCGAAAACAACACGCAGACTGATGGCAGAGCCGTATGTAAAGCCATTGATCGATATTCCCTTGATGGCTGACCATGTAAAAGCAATGGTTCGGGACAGTCTAAACGCCTATATCGGGCTGGACAAACAGGCGGCCGAAGAAATCGCCATGCGGGATGACATCGTTGACAAGCTGTTCTCCACGATCTTCCACGATCTGATTGATGTGATGACCAAAAACAAGCAGTCTATTTCACAAGGAACCCATCTGTTGCTCGTGGCGCAGTATCTGGAGCGCATCGCCGATCATGTCACCAACATCTGCGAATGGATCATCTATATGAGCACGGGCAAAATGACTGATTTGAACAAGTAA
- a CDS encoding response regulator transcription factor, whose product MTKILVVDDEASIVKLLQFNLEKAGFQVVTAFDGKQALDMARTEQPDFIILDWMLPKLEGMDVCKQLRQERNNTPILMLTAKDDELDKILGLELGADDYLTKPFSPREVIARVKAILRRTQTAPETVATPDEVVLQFGEIRIYPEKYEVYRGTEKVELTPKEFELLHYLANHHGRVLTRDQLLNAVWNYDFIGDSRIVDVHVSHLREKLEDDTKNPRYIKTVRGLGYKLEG is encoded by the coding sequence GTGACGAAAATTCTTGTTGTGGATGACGAAGCATCAATCGTCAAATTATTACAATTTAACTTGGAAAAAGCGGGATTCCAAGTAGTGACCGCCTTTGATGGAAAACAGGCATTGGATATGGCACGTACGGAACAGCCCGATTTTATTATTCTTGACTGGATGCTGCCGAAACTGGAAGGCATGGATGTCTGTAAGCAATTGCGTCAGGAGCGAAATAATACCCCTATTTTGATGTTGACCGCCAAGGATGATGAATTGGACAAGATTCTGGGGTTGGAGCTGGGGGCTGACGACTACCTGACGAAGCCTTTTAGTCCCAGAGAAGTGATCGCACGGGTAAAAGCCATTCTTCGTCGCACCCAAACGGCTCCTGAGACTGTCGCCACACCTGATGAGGTAGTCCTGCAGTTTGGGGAAATACGCATTTATCCAGAAAAATACGAAGTGTACCGTGGTACGGAAAAGGTGGAGCTGACCCCCAAGGAGTTTGAATTGCTCCATTACCTCGCAAATCACCATGGACGCGTGCTTACCCGCGACCAACTGCTGAACGCCGTATGGAATTACGATTTTATCGGGGATTCCCGGATCGTCGATGTGCATGTAAGCCACTTGCGTGAAAAGCTGGAGGATGACACCAAGAACCCCCGCTATATCAAAACAGTCCGCGGATTAGGGTATAAGCTGGAAGGCTGA
- the citZ gene encoding citrate synthase: protein MTATRGLEGVVAAQSSICSIVDGVLCYGGINIDELAENATFEEVVYLLWHGALPKRDQLDALKKQLGENAAVPQEVIDSIRSYPKGVHPMAALRTAVSSLALYDAEAQEMNPEANYRKSIRLMAQTPTLVAAFARLRKGLEPVAPNPSFGIAQNFLYMLTGEEPTETAVKAFDVALILHADHEFNASTFAARVTVATLTDIYSGIVSAIGTLKGPLHGGANEAVAAMLTEIGSLDKVEGYIRQKLDNKDKIMGFGHRVYKDGDPRAKWLKQMSKALTAQIGRPELYEMSTKVEDMVTGEKGLKPNVDFYSASVYIALGLESDLFTPIFAISRMSGWTAHIMEQYENNRLIRPRADYTGPVNQHFVPIDRR, encoded by the coding sequence ATGACAGCTACTCGTGGACTTGAAGGCGTAGTTGCCGCTCAATCTTCGATCTGTTCGATTGTTGATGGGGTACTTTGTTACGGAGGTATCAACATCGATGAGCTTGCTGAAAACGCTACCTTTGAAGAGGTTGTGTACTTGCTCTGGCATGGAGCCCTACCGAAGCGCGATCAGCTGGACGCTTTGAAAAAGCAACTGGGCGAAAACGCTGCGGTGCCGCAAGAGGTTATCGACAGCATTCGCAGCTATCCGAAAGGCGTACACCCGATGGCGGCGTTGCGCACAGCTGTCTCTTCGCTAGCGCTCTACGACGCAGAAGCACAGGAAATGAATCCAGAGGCGAACTACCGGAAATCCATCCGTCTGATGGCCCAAACGCCTACCTTGGTCGCAGCGTTTGCTCGTCTGCGCAAAGGTCTGGAACCGGTTGCTCCCAATCCTTCCTTTGGCATCGCTCAAAATTTCCTTTACATGCTGACAGGAGAAGAACCGACAGAAACAGCAGTCAAAGCTTTTGACGTTGCGTTGATCCTGCACGCTGACCATGAGTTTAACGCTTCGACCTTTGCGGCTCGTGTAACAGTAGCGACTCTGACTGACATCTATTCCGGTATCGTGTCTGCGATCGGCACACTGAAGGGGCCTCTGCATGGCGGTGCCAACGAAGCTGTAGCCGCGATGCTCACTGAGATTGGTTCACTGGATAAAGTGGAAGGCTACATTCGTCAAAAGCTGGACAACAAGGACAAAATCATGGGCTTCGGTCACCGCGTTTACAAAGATGGCGACCCGCGCGCAAAATGGCTGAAACAAATGTCCAAGGCGTTGACCGCACAGATCGGACGTCCTGAGCTGTACGAAATGTCCACCAAGGTGGAAGACATGGTAACTGGCGAAAAAGGCCTCAAGCCAAACGTAGACTTCTACTCCGCATCCGTGTATATCGCACTCGGTCTGGAGAGCGATCTGTTCACGCCAATCTTTGCAATCAGCCGCATGTCTGGCTGGACTGCGCATATCATGGAGCAGTACGAAAATAACCGTCTGATCCGCCCTCGCGCAGATTATACAGGACCGGTCAACCAGCACTTTGTGCCGATCGACCGCCGATAA
- the mdh gene encoding malate dehydrogenase has protein sequence MAFQRKKIAVIGSGFTGATTAFILGQKELGDVVLVDIPQLENPTKGKALDMMESSPVLGFDASITGTSDYADIKDADLVIITAGIARKPGMSRDDLVNTNAGIMRSVAEQVKTYAPNSIVLVLSNPVDAMTYTFFKTSGFPKERVIGQSGVLDTARFRTFVAMELNVSVEDVTGFVLGGHGDDMVPLVRYSYAGGIPLETLIPKDRLDAIVERTRKGGGEIVNLLGNGSAYYAPAASLVQMAEAILKDKKRILPSIAYLEGEYGYNDLYLGVPTLLGGKGIEKIIELELTAEEKAALDQSAESVRNVMKVLQ, from the coding sequence ATGGCATTCCAACGCAAAAAAATCGCAGTGATCGGCAGCGGCTTCACAGGTGCAACAACCGCATTCATCTTGGGTCAAAAAGAGCTGGGAGATGTTGTTCTCGTAGACATTCCACAGTTGGAAAACCCAACCAAAGGGAAAGCGCTTGACATGATGGAATCTTCTCCGGTTCTCGGTTTTGATGCGAGTATCACCGGTACGTCTGACTATGCGGACATCAAAGACGCAGATCTGGTGATCATCACTGCCGGTATTGCTCGCAAACCAGGCATGTCCCGCGACGATCTGGTCAACACCAACGCAGGGATCATGCGTTCAGTTGCTGAACAGGTGAAAACCTATGCACCGAACTCCATCGTGCTGGTTCTCTCCAACCCGGTTGACGCGATGACTTACACCTTCTTCAAAACATCCGGTTTCCCGAAAGAACGCGTAATTGGTCAATCCGGCGTACTGGATACTGCACGTTTCCGTACGTTCGTCGCGATGGAACTGAATGTATCTGTCGAAGATGTAACCGGCTTTGTACTGGGCGGACATGGTGACGACATGGTTCCATTGGTACGCTACTCTTACGCAGGCGGTATCCCGCTCGAAACACTGATTCCAAAAGATCGTTTGGATGCAATCGTCGAACGCACCCGCAAAGGCGGAGGCGAGATCGTGAACCTGCTGGGCAACGGTTCTGCTTACTACGCACCTGCAGCTTCCCTGGTGCAAATGGCAGAAGCGATCCTGAAGGACAAGAAGCGTATCCTGCCTTCCATCGCTTATCTGGAAGGAGAATACGGCTACAACGATCTGTACCTGGGCGTGCCAACGCTGCTTGGCGGCAAAGGTATCGAAAAAATTATCGAGCTGGAACTGACTGCTGAAGAAAAAGCTGCACTTGATCAATCAGCGGAATCCGTGCGCAATGTCATGAAGGTTTTGCAATAA
- a CDS encoding VanW family protein, with protein sequence MGFSFWLALLILGQTPLDATDFLRITWKGNPLAYVDRADYTLPFSGVPLVDEARLDEVRKTIEKKVYKPPVNAIINEQGQIIPEQRGRALDRQVFWGQVYEYFYGNGPAEISPVVREIWPRVDRALLQEVRKRQIGYYTTYFNPNNYNRSYNISLATKSINNYVVLPGETFSFNKVVGQRTREKGYLDAPIIVKGELSEGIGGGICQVSSTLFNAVDQAGLHIIKRYSHSRHVPYVPPGRDATVSWWGPDFVFQNRYAHPILIRAHSGHGRMMVTIHSFPEIEYEPRSVPSVQSELPEETPSDSIDPHANAVPPLP encoded by the coding sequence ATGGGGTTTTCTTTTTGGTTGGCACTACTTATTCTCGGACAAACTCCTTTGGACGCAACCGATTTTCTTCGGATTACCTGGAAAGGAAACCCGCTCGCCTATGTGGATCGCGCGGATTACACGCTTCCCTTTTCCGGCGTTCCGCTGGTGGACGAAGCCAGACTGGATGAGGTCCGCAAAACAATAGAAAAAAAAGTGTACAAGCCCCCGGTTAATGCCATCATCAATGAGCAAGGGCAGATTATTCCGGAACAACGAGGCCGCGCTCTGGATCGCCAGGTATTTTGGGGGCAGGTCTATGAATATTTCTACGGCAATGGCCCGGCTGAGATCTCGCCGGTGGTACGGGAAATTTGGCCGCGAGTGGATCGCGCCTTGCTCCAGGAGGTGCGGAAGCGGCAGATTGGTTACTATACCACGTATTTTAATCCGAACAACTACAATCGTTCATACAATATCTCGCTTGCCACAAAGTCGATCAATAATTATGTCGTCCTTCCTGGTGAAACCTTTTCCTTCAATAAAGTCGTTGGACAGCGGACGAGAGAAAAAGGCTATCTCGATGCCCCGATCATTGTCAAAGGGGAGCTTTCCGAAGGGATCGGAGGAGGTATCTGTCAGGTCTCATCAACGCTTTTTAATGCAGTCGATCAAGCAGGACTGCATATAATCAAACGATATTCGCACAGTCGTCATGTTCCTTATGTGCCACCGGGAAGAGATGCTACGGTAAGCTGGTGGGGTCCTGATTTCGTTTTTCAAAACAGATACGCGCACCCGATTTTGATTCGCGCTCATTCCGGCCACGGGAGAATGATGGTGACGATCCATTCTTTTCCCGAGATCGAGTATGAGCCGAGAAGCGTGCCAAGTGTTCAATCTGAACTGCCGGAGGAAACGCCATCGGACAGTATTGATCCGCATGCAAACGCCGTACCGCCGCTGCCATAA